The following DNA comes from Streptomyces globosus.
ACGGCCTGGTCCAGGCGCTCCCGGGGTCGAAGATGTCCTCGGTCGCCGACGACTGGCGCACCAACCCGGCCACCCAGATCCAGTGGGGCCTCAACTACATGAACGGCCGCTACGGCAGCCCCTGCGCGGCCTGGACCTTCCACCAGGCCAACGGCTGGTACTAGAGCCCGCAGCAGGGCGCGTACGCCCGGACCCCGGGGAGCCCCGCACCGTCCAACGGTGCGGGGCTCCCGCGTGTACGGTCGTTCGAGGCGTGTCCGAGGACGGGGGAGAGGAACGACATGGCGAAGAGGCCAGGCTGGCTGGGCCGGCTCGGGAGCAGACTGAGCCGGATGGAGGCGCGGCTCGAAGCGCGGCGCGCGTCCGTGGAGGCCGAGACCGCCGGTGTCGAGACGGTCGCCGCCCCCGCCCCTGCCGCCGCCCCCGCCGTGCCGCCCGCGCCCGCCGCCGTGCCGGACGCTCCCGCCGCTCACTGCGGCCACCCGGTCCGCCCCGGCCCGGACGGGCGGCCCCACCCCGCGGCGGTGATCCCGTGGGGGATGCGGGTCGCCGCCGAGGTGAGCTGGCGGCTGCTGCTGCTCGCCGGGATGCTGTGGGTGCTGATGAAGGTGATCAGCGAAGTCCGGCTGGTCGTCCTCGCGTTCGCCGCGGCCCTGCTCGTCACCGCGCTCCTCCAGCCGTTCGTCGTCCGGCTGCGCCGGCTCGGCCTGCCGCGCGGCCTCGCGACGTCGGTCACCGCGGTCCTGGGCTTCGTCGTCATCGGGCTCGTCGGCTGGTTCGTGGTCTGGCAGGTCATGGAGAACCTGGACGACCTCTCGGACCGGGTCCGCGACGGCATCGACGAGCTCAAACTCTGGGCGCTGGACAGTCCGTTCCACGTGACCGAGAAGCAGATCAACGACATTGCCAAGAACCTCAGCGAGACCATCGGCACCAACACCGAGCAGATCACCTCCGCCGGCCTCCAGGGCGTCACCGTCCTGGTGGAGGTGCTGACCGGGATCCTCCTCGCGATGTTCTCGACGCTGTTCCTGCTCTACGACGGCGGCCGGATCTGGACCTGGTCCCTGGGCCTGGTCCCGGCGGCCGCCCGCCCCGGCGTGGCCGGAGCCGGACCGCGCGCCTGGCGGACGCTGACCGCTTACGTGCGGGGCACGGTCCTCGTCGCGCTCATCGACGCCATCTTCATCGGCCTGGGCCTCTACGTCCTGAAGGTGCCGATGGCGGTGCCGCTCGCGGTGTTCATCTTCCTCTTCGCCTTCATCCCGCTCGTCGGCGCGGTCGTCTCCGGGGCGCTCGCGGTCGTCGTGGCCCTGGTGACGCAGGGCCCGGTCACCGCCCTGCTGGTGCTGGCCGTGGTGCTGGCCGTCCAGCAGATCGAGGGGCACGTCCTCCAGCCGTTCATCCTGGGCCGGGCCGTACGGGTCCACCCGCTCGCGGTGGTGCTGTCGGTGGCGGCGGGCGGCATGGTCGCCGGGATCGGCGGGGCGGTCGTCGCGGTCCCGCTGGTCGCGGTCACCAACACGGTCGTCGGCTACCTGAAGGCGTACTCGCGCGAGCAGCACCTGCTCGCGGCCGCCGCGATCGGCCCGGGGCCGCAGGGGGCGACGGCAGCGGAGCAGGCCGCCCCGGAGGCCGGCAGTGATCAGCGAGCCTGAGCTCGAAGGCGAGTGGGGCGCGGACCGGCCGGCCGGGCAGGCGGGGCGGCCCGCGCAGGCCCCGCCGGAGGAGGGCGACCGGGCTGCCGTACGCCGTCCGCGCGGGCCGTGGGCGTGGGCGCTGGCCGGGGCCGTGCTCGCGTCGGCGGGGTGGGCGGCCGTGCCGGAGCTGCGCGACCGCTACGCCACGACGCCCCGCATCGCGTACCGGCACGCGGAGAACCTGTGCCGGGAGACGGGCCTGGACACGCTGGTGAAGGCGACCGCGCCCGTGATGACCCGCCACCCCAGCCACCGGGAGGGCCCGGCCGTGGACTGGGCGCACTGCGAGTACTTCACGGAGTGGGAGGAGGGCGGCACCTCGTACCAGATGCAGGTCCTGGTCGAACTGCACAAGAAGGCGGACCCGGCGGTCGAGTTCGGCCAGGGCAGCGGCCTGTTCCCGGAGGCGCTGTCGGCGGCGGCGGCCGCGGAGGCGGCCGAGGTGCCGGGGCTCGGGGAACGGGCGCTGATGGTGGAGGCGCCCGCGTTCATCAGCGGGCCGAGGCTCCGGGTCCTCGACGGCGGGGCGGTGTTCACGCTGTCCGTGACCTGGCTGGGGGACGTCGACAAGAGAGGCGGCACACCCGGGCCCGACGAGGACGCCGTCAAGGCCGCGATGATTGAGGACATGCGCGCCCTGATGGGCGGCCTGCGGAAGTAGCTCCCGAACGCCAGGGGCCCCGCAGCCGGCGGACGGCTGCGGGGCCCCTCTCCCTGCACGGGTCTCCCTGCGCGGGGCGGCTGCTACTCGGCGGCGAGGGCGGCCTCCGCGTCGAGGGTGACCGCGACGGCCTGGATCACCGAGGCGATCTTGAAGGCCTCCTGGATCGTCTCGCGGTCGACGCCGGCCTTGCGCAGCACCTGCTCGTGCGAGTCGAGGCACTGGCCGCAGCCGTTGATCGCGGAGACCGCGAGCGACCACAGCTCGAAGTCGACCTTCTCCACGCCCGGGTTGCCGATGACGTTCATCCGCAGGCCGGCCCGCAGCGTGCCGTACTCCGGGTCGGAGAGCAGGTGGCGGGTGCGGTAGAAGACGTTGTTCATCGCCATGACGGCCGCGGCCGACTTGGCGGCCGTGTACGCCTCGGGCGACAGGGCGGCCTTCGCCTCCGGCTCCAGTTCACGCAGGACGCGCGGGGAGCGGGCGGCGATGGCGCAGGACAGGACCGTGCCCCACAGCTGCTGCTGCGGAAGGCCGCTGTTGCCGATGACCGAGCCCAGGTTGAGCTTCAGGTCCTTGGCGAAGTCCGGTATCGAGGCCTTCAGGGAGTCGAGGGACATCCGTCACTCACCGGCCAGGAGGGCGCCCGCGTCGAGGGTGTCCTCGCCCTTGGTCCAGTTGCAGGGGCACAGCTCGTCCGTCTGCAGGGCGTCGAGGACCCGCAGGACCTCCTTGGGGTTACGGCCGACGGAGCCGGCGGTCACCATGGAGAACTGGATCTCGTTGTTCTGGTCGACGATGAAGACGGCGCGCTGCGCGAAGCCGTCCGCACCCTGCACGCCGCAGGCCTGCATCAGCTCGTGCTTGGAGTCGGCCAGCATCGGGAAGGGCAGGTCGCGCAGGTCGGCGTGGTCCTTGCGCCAGGCGTGGTGGACGAACTCGGAGTCGCCGGAGACGCCGAGGACCTGGGCGTCGCGGTCGGCGAACTCGTCGTTCAGCTTGCCGAAGGCGGCGATCTCGGTCGGGCAGACGAAGGTGAAGTCCTTCGGCCAGAAGAACACCACGCGCCACTTGCCCTCGTAGGTCTTGTGGTCGATCTGCGCGAACTCCTTGCCGGCCTCGAGCGAGACGCAGGCGGTCAGATCGTAGGTGGGGAACTTGTCACCGACAGTGAGCACGTGCTCTCCTTGCAGCAGGAAAAACGCCCTTTCTGGGCGTCTTCCGAGGGGGTTGGACGTATCTCACATGCTGACACAGCTGCATTGATTGCAGAAATAGCTAGTCTTGTGCCGGGTGATCGGAGGTACCTATCAGTGGCGGTCAGTAATAAGGGGACCAAGCAGGCGACGCTCGCGCAGCTGCGCGCCTTCGCCGCCGTCGCCGAGCACCTGCACTTCCGCGACGCGGCCGCCGCCATCGGCATGAGCCAGCCCGCCCTCTCCGGCGCCGTCTCCGCGCTGGAGGAGGCCCTCGGCGTCCAGCTCCTGGAGCGCACCACCCGCAAGGTGCTCCTCTCCCCGGCCGGCGAGCGCATCGCCGCCCGCGCCCGCTCCGTCCTCGACGCCATGGGCGAGCTCCTGGAGGAGGCCGAGGCCGTACGCGCCCCCTTCACCGGGACCCTGCGCCTCGGCGTGATCCCCACCGTCGCCCCCTACCTGCTGCCGACCGTCCTGTCGCTGTTCCACCGGCGCTACCCCCGCATGGACCTCCAGGTCCACGAGGAGCAGACCTCCTCCCTCCTCGACGGCCTGGCCGCCGGCCGCCTGGACCTGCTGCTGCTCGCCGTCCCGCTGGGCGTCCCCGGCGTCACCGAACTGCCCCTCTTCGACGAGGACTTCGTCCTCCTCGCCCCCCGCGAGCACCCCCTCGCCGGGCGCCGCGACATCCCCCGCGAGGAGCTGCGCGGCCTCCAGCTGCTCCTGCTGGACGAGGGCCACTGCCTGCGCGACCAGGCCCTCGACATCTGCCGCGAGGCCGGGCGGACCGACGGGGCCGACGTCACCACGACCGCCGCCGGGCTCTCCACCCTCGTACAACTGGTCGCCGGGGGACTGGGCGTCACCCTGTTGCCGCGCACCGCGCTGCGCCTGGAGACCGCCCGCAACGAGCACCTGGCCACCGGCTGCTTCGCCGAGCCGGCCCCCTCCCGGCGGATCGCCCTCGCGATGCGGACCGGCACGGCCCGCCAGGAGGAGTTCCGGGCCGTCGCCGCCGCCCTGCGCGAGGCGGTCCGCCCGCTGCCGGTCTGGCCCGCCGAATAGGGGGTGCTGCTCCGGCCGCTAGCCGGCGCGGGGGAGAGCGTGCGGCCATTCGTGGGGACCCCGCGCGGCGGGCGCGGCGGCTCGGCCGCGGCCCGCGGGCCGGCTGGCACGTTGAGGGGCACCGGTCCGGTCCTGCTCCCCGAAAGGCGCGCCATGCACGCACCCCCCGCAGACACCGCCGCGCTCCCGCCGCAGCAGTCCGGTACGCCGGACCGGGCGGGCCCGCAGCCCGCCGGAGGCCCGCCGGCCGCCGGCCGGGGCGGGCCCCCGCCGCTGTGGATGTGGGCCCTCGTCTCGGGGCTCTTCCTCGCCTACGCCACGCTCTCGCTGCGCACCCACGAGCGGCTGCTGTCCCACAGCTTCGACCTGGCGATCTTCGAGCAGGCCGTCCGCTCGTACGCGGAGGGCCGCCTGCCGGTCTCCGAGGTCAAGGGACCCGGCTTCCCCGTCCTCGGCGACCACTTCTCCCCGGTCCTCGCCCTGCTGGCCCCCGCCTACCTGCTGTTCCCGTCGGCGCGGACGCTGCTCGTCGCGCAGGCCGCCCTGGTCGCGGCGAGTGTCCTGCCGCTCGCGCTGTGGGCGCGGCGGGTGCTCGGCGGCGCGGCGGCCGCCGTCGTCGGCCTGGCCTACGGGCTGTCCTGGGGCGTCGCGAACGCGGTCGGCTTCGACTTCCACGAATGGGCCTTCGCCGTCCCGCTCCTGGCGTGCTCGCTGGCGGCCCTCGGCCAGGACCGGCTGCGCGCCGCCGCGCTGTGGGCGCTGCCGCTGCTGCTGGTGAAGGAGGACATGGGCGCCACGGTCGCCGCCATCGGCCTGCTGATCGCCTGGCGCGGCGGGCCGGGCCGGCGGCGGCTCGGGCTCGCCACCGCCGCCGCGGGCGCGGCCTGGACCCTGCTCGCCGTGCTCGTCGTCCTGCCCGCCCTCAACCCGCGCGGGGAGTACTTCTACGCCGGGTTCCTCGGCGGATCCGACGGCGCGGGCGGCGGCTTCGCGGCGCTGCTGTACAAGGCGACGCTCGGGCTCGCCACCCCCGGGGAGAAGGCGGTGACGCTGGTGCTGCTCCTCGCCCCGACCCTCTTCCTCGCCCTGCGCTCGCCGCTGCTGCTGGTCGCGGTGCCGACGCTGCTGTGGCGGGGCCTGTCGGACTACGCGCCGCACTGGGGCACCGGCTACCACTACTCCCTCACGGCGATGCCGGTCGTCTTCGCGGCGTTCGTCCACGCCCTGGAGCGGCGCGGCACGGCCGGCGCGGGCCTGCACCGGGCCCTGGCCGGCGCGGCGGGCGTCTGCCTGCTGCTGCTCCCCGGGTCCTCGCTGGGCAGGCTGGCCGATCCGGACATGTGGCGGGCCGACCCGCGGATCGCGGCCGCCCACCGGATGATGGCGCGGATCCCCGACGGCGCGCGGGTCCAGGCCTCCGACGGGCTCGTGCCACACCTGGCGAACCGGACGAGCGTCAGCCTGTACGGGTGGCCGGCCGGCCGGCCCGACCCGGAGTGGATCCTGGTGGACACCCAGGTCGCGCCGCACCTGCGCTGGCCGCTGAGCGCCCGCGACGAAGCCCTCGCGCTCGCCCGGGACCGGGCTGCGGGCTACCGGACGGCGGCCCGGGAGCAGGGCTTCGTCCTGCTGGGCCGCACTCCCCGTACGGGCTGACGGCAGGTCAGGGGCCGGGGGAGGAGCGGGGCGGCCGGCCGCGCGGCGGGATGGGGGCGGCGCTGCCCGGCAGCCGCCCCGTCTCGGCCAGGGCGCGCCGCAGCAGGAACTCGATCTGCGCGTTGGCGCTGCGCAGTTCCTCGCCCGCCCAGCGGGCGAGGGCCTCGTACACCTGGGGGTCGAGGCGCAGCAGCACCTGCTTGCGGGCGGCGCGGCCGGCTGCCGCCCGCTGCCCGGCCGCCCGCTCCCCGCCGCGCCCGGCGCCGCTCACTGGTAGAGCGTCCCCGTGTTCACGATGGGCTGGGCCGCGCGGTCGCCGCAGAGCACCACCATCAGGTTCGAGACCATGGCGGCCTTGCGCTCGGGGTCCAGTTCCACGATGTCCTCCTCCGTCAGGCGGTTCAGGGCCAGCTCGACCATGCCCACGGCGCCCTCGACGATCTGCTTGCGGGCCGCGACGACCGCGCCGGCCTGCTGGCGCTGGAGCATCGCCGAGGCGATCTCCGGAGCGTACGCGAGGTGGGTGAAGCGGGACTCGACGATGTGCACGCCGGCCGCCTCGACCCGGTTGTGCAGTTCGGCGGCGAGCTTCTCGGTGATCTCCTCGGCGTTGCCGCGCAGGGAGAGGCCGCCCTCGTCGTGGGCGTCGT
Coding sequences within:
- a CDS encoding AI-2E family transporter translates to MAKRPGWLGRLGSRLSRMEARLEARRASVEAETAGVETVAAPAPAAAPAVPPAPAAVPDAPAAHCGHPVRPGPDGRPHPAAVIPWGMRVAAEVSWRLLLLAGMLWVLMKVISEVRLVVLAFAAALLVTALLQPFVVRLRRLGLPRGLATSVTAVLGFVVIGLVGWFVVWQVMENLDDLSDRVRDGIDELKLWALDSPFHVTEKQINDIAKNLSETIGTNTEQITSAGLQGVTVLVEVLTGILLAMFSTLFLLYDGGRIWTWSLGLVPAAARPGVAGAGPRAWRTLTAYVRGTVLVALIDAIFIGLGLYVLKVPMAVPLAVFIFLFAFIPLVGAVVSGALAVVVALVTQGPVTALLVLAVVLAVQQIEGHVLQPFILGRAVRVHPLAVVLSVAAGGMVAGIGGAVVAVPLVAVTNTVVGYLKAYSREQHLLAAAAIGPGPQGATAAEQAAPEAGSDQRA
- a CDS encoding alkyl hydroperoxide reductase, translating into MSLDSLKASIPDFAKDLKLNLGSVIGNSGLPQQQLWGTVLSCAIAARSPRVLRELEPEAKAALSPEAYTAAKSAAAVMAMNNVFYRTRHLLSDPEYGTLRAGLRMNVIGNPGVEKVDFELWSLAVSAINGCGQCLDSHEQVLRKAGVDRETIQEAFKIASVIQAVAVTLDAEAALAAE
- a CDS encoding peroxiredoxin, with the protein product MLTVGDKFPTYDLTACVSLEAGKEFAQIDHKTYEGKWRVVFFWPKDFTFVCPTEIAAFGKLNDEFADRDAQVLGVSGDSEFVHHAWRKDHADLRDLPFPMLADSKHELMQACGVQGADGFAQRAVFIVDQNNEIQFSMVTAGSVGRNPKEVLRVLDALQTDELCPCNWTKGEDTLDAGALLAGE
- a CDS encoding hydrogen peroxide-inducible genes activator, which codes for MAVSNKGTKQATLAQLRAFAAVAEHLHFRDAAAAIGMSQPALSGAVSALEEALGVQLLERTTRKVLLSPAGERIAARARSVLDAMGELLEEAEAVRAPFTGTLRLGVIPTVAPYLLPTVLSLFHRRYPRMDLQVHEEQTSSLLDGLAAGRLDLLLLAVPLGVPGVTELPLFDEDFVLLAPREHPLAGRRDIPREELRGLQLLLLDEGHCLRDQALDICREAGRTDGADVTTTAAGLSTLVQLVAGGLGVTLLPRTALRLETARNEHLATGCFAEPAPSRRIALAMRTGTARQEEFRAVAAALREAVRPLPVWPAE
- a CDS encoding DUF2079 domain-containing protein, translated to MHAPPADTAALPPQQSGTPDRAGPQPAGGPPAAGRGGPPPLWMWALVSGLFLAYATLSLRTHERLLSHSFDLAIFEQAVRSYAEGRLPVSEVKGPGFPVLGDHFSPVLALLAPAYLLFPSARTLLVAQAALVAASVLPLALWARRVLGGAAAAVVGLAYGLSWGVANAVGFDFHEWAFAVPLLACSLAALGQDRLRAAALWALPLLLVKEDMGATVAAIGLLIAWRGGPGRRRLGLATAAAGAAWTLLAVLVVLPALNPRGEYFYAGFLGGSDGAGGGFAALLYKATLGLATPGEKAVTLVLLLAPTLFLALRSPLLLVAVPTLLWRGLSDYAPHWGTGYHYSLTAMPVVFAAFVHALERRGTAGAGLHRALAGAAGVCLLLLPGSSLGRLADPDMWRADPRIAAAHRMMARIPDGARVQASDGLVPHLANRTSVSLYGWPAGRPDPEWILVDTQVAPHLRWPLSARDEALALARDRAAGYRTAAREQGFVLLGRTPRTG